One Anolis carolinensis isolate JA03-04 chromosome 5, rAnoCar3.1.pri, whole genome shotgun sequence DNA segment encodes these proteins:
- the hmgxb4 gene encoding HMG domain-containing protein 4 isoform X2, with the protein MDLHKTISSPLATGSKSSKKPSEKSHSSFGASGHSESKKEHHKKKLSGSSSDLSLDDSTSHKSKKMKPPFVNTEMLTLREPDGLKMKLILSPKEKGGGTIEEPFPHTPAIKKSSKKSSRDEQSSVHPSHDSHGFLKSARKKHKSSSEAHLPPTSESFSPDMSLFSEGQSSEFELSGLEPQLESGSSSGGELEAGELIIDDSYREIKKKKKSKKSKKKKDKEKHKDRKHSKSKRSSGLPSSLVVAEVTAPLPVSPPSTPFAIPALPSPPPPPPPVFHTDGQSEKKKRKEEKERAEKLEKEKVWKQKAQYLQHKQNKAEATTVKRKATSSEGAPKLKASLTGGHSPHKKSSSSTLVLSSSPVKVPDIEPIDVAAHLQLLGESLSLIGHRLQETEGMVAVSGSLSVLLDSILCALGPLACLTAQLPELNGCPKHVLSNTLDNIAYIMPGL; encoded by the exons ATGGATCTCCATAAGACCATCTCCTCTCCGCTTGCCACTGGCTCCAAGTCCTCTAAAAAGCCATCAGAGAAATCTCATTCTTCATTCGGTGCTTCTGGCCATTCAGAGAGCAAGAAGGAGCACCATAAGAAGAAGCTGAGTGGGAGCAGCAGTGACCTGTCTTTGGATGATAGCACTTCTCACAAGTCCAAGAAAATGAAGCCCCCCTTTGTGAATACTGAAATGTTGACCTTGCGTGAGCCTGATGGATTAAAGATGAAGCTTATTCTTTCACCTAAAGAAAAGGGTGGAGGCACCATAGAGGAGCCCTTTCCCCATACTCCAGCAATCAAAAAATCCTCTAAAAAGTCTAGTCGAGATGAACAAAGTTCAGTTCACCCAAGTCAtgactctcatggcttcttgAAATCAGCTCGAAAAAAGCACAAGTCATCATCAGAGGCACATCTACCTCCAACTTCTGAGAGCTTTAGTCCAGACATGTCCCTTTTCTCAGAAGGACAAAGCAGTGAGTTTGAGCTGTCAGGCCTGGAGCCACAATTGGAATCAGGTTCATCCTCTGGAGgagagctggaagctggagagcTCATAATTGATGATTCATATCGGgagataaagaagaagaaaaagtccaaaaagagtaaaaagaaaaaagacaaggaGAAGCACAAGGATAGGAAACACTCCAAATCTAAAAGGAGTTCAGGACTTCCGTCTTCATTGGTGGTAGCAGAAGTTACAGCTCCATTGCCAGTCTCACCACCAAGCACACCATTTGCCATTCCtgcccttccttctcctcccccacCGCCACCTCCTGTTTTCCATACAGATGGTCAGagtgagaagaagaagagaaaggaagaaaaagagagggccgaaaaactggaaaaagaaaag GTTTGGAAACAGAAAGCTCAGTATTTGCAGCATAAGCAGAATAAAGCAGAGGCTACAACAGTGAAGAGGAAAGCAACCTCATCTGAGGGTGCCCCCAAACTGAAAG CTTCTCTTACAGGTGGACACTCACCTCATAAGAAGTCCTCATCTAGTACCCTAGTGTTATCTTCCTCACCAGTTAAAGTTCCTGACATTGAGCCCATTGATGTAGCTGCGCATCTGCAATTACTAGGAGAATCTCTGAGTCTTATTGGACACCGACTACAGGAGACTGAG GGGATGGTGGCTGTGTCAGGCAGCTTATCTGTGCTCCTGGATTCAATTCTCTGTGCCCTAGGCCCTTTAGCTTGCCTGACAGCACAGCTACCAGAACTTAATGGTTGCCCCAAACATGTTTTG TCAAATACTTTGGATAATATTGCCTACATAATGCCTGGACTTTGA
- the hmgxb4 gene encoding HMG domain-containing protein 4 isoform X1 produces the protein MDLHKTISSPLATGSKSSKKPSEKSHSSFGASGHSESKKEHHKKKLSGSSSDLSLDDSTSHKSKKMKPPFVNTEMLTLREPDGLKMKLILSPKEKGGGTIEEPFPHTPAIKKSSKKSSRDEQSSVHPSHDSHGFLKSARKKHKSSSEAHLPPTSESFSPDMSLFSEGQSSEFELSGLEPQLESGSSSGGELEAGELIIDDSYREIKKKKKSKKSKKKKDKEKHKDRKHSKSKRSSGLPSSLVVAEVTAPLPVSPPSTPFAIPALPSPPPPPPPVFHTDGQSEKKKRKEEKERAEKLEKEKPKKKNMSAYQVFCKEYRVNIVAEHPGIDFGDLSKKLAEVWKQLPEKDKLVWKQKAQYLQHKQNKAEATTVKRKATSSEGAPKLKASLTGGHSPHKKSSSSTLVLSSSPVKVPDIEPIDVAAHLQLLGESLSLIGHRLQETEGMVAVSGSLSVLLDSILCALGPLACLTAQLPELNGCPKHVLSNTLDNIAYIMPGL, from the exons ATGGATCTCCATAAGACCATCTCCTCTCCGCTTGCCACTGGCTCCAAGTCCTCTAAAAAGCCATCAGAGAAATCTCATTCTTCATTCGGTGCTTCTGGCCATTCAGAGAGCAAGAAGGAGCACCATAAGAAGAAGCTGAGTGGGAGCAGCAGTGACCTGTCTTTGGATGATAGCACTTCTCACAAGTCCAAGAAAATGAAGCCCCCCTTTGTGAATACTGAAATGTTGACCTTGCGTGAGCCTGATGGATTAAAGATGAAGCTTATTCTTTCACCTAAAGAAAAGGGTGGAGGCACCATAGAGGAGCCCTTTCCCCATACTCCAGCAATCAAAAAATCCTCTAAAAAGTCTAGTCGAGATGAACAAAGTTCAGTTCACCCAAGTCAtgactctcatggcttcttgAAATCAGCTCGAAAAAAGCACAAGTCATCATCAGAGGCACATCTACCTCCAACTTCTGAGAGCTTTAGTCCAGACATGTCCCTTTTCTCAGAAGGACAAAGCAGTGAGTTTGAGCTGTCAGGCCTGGAGCCACAATTGGAATCAGGTTCATCCTCTGGAGgagagctggaagctggagagcTCATAATTGATGATTCATATCGGgagataaagaagaagaaaaagtccaaaaagagtaaaaagaaaaaagacaaggaGAAGCACAAGGATAGGAAACACTCCAAATCTAAAAGGAGTTCAGGACTTCCGTCTTCATTGGTGGTAGCAGAAGTTACAGCTCCATTGCCAGTCTCACCACCAAGCACACCATTTGCCATTCCtgcccttccttctcctcccccacCGCCACCTCCTGTTTTCCATACAGATGGTCAGagtgagaagaagaagagaaaggaagaaaaagagagggccgaaaaactggaaaaagaaaag ccaaagaagaaaaacatgtcTGCCTACCAAGTGTTCTGTAAGGAATACCGTGTGAACATTGTGGCTGAGCATCCAGGAATAG ATTTTGGTGATCTGAGCAAAAAGTTGGCAGAAGTTTGGAAACAGCTTCCAGAGAAAGATAAGCTG GTTTGGAAACAGAAAGCTCAGTATTTGCAGCATAAGCAGAATAAAGCAGAGGCTACAACAGTGAAGAGGAAAGCAACCTCATCTGAGGGTGCCCCCAAACTGAAAG CTTCTCTTACAGGTGGACACTCACCTCATAAGAAGTCCTCATCTAGTACCCTAGTGTTATCTTCCTCACCAGTTAAAGTTCCTGACATTGAGCCCATTGATGTAGCTGCGCATCTGCAATTACTAGGAGAATCTCTGAGTCTTATTGGACACCGACTACAGGAGACTGAG GGGATGGTGGCTGTGTCAGGCAGCTTATCTGTGCTCCTGGATTCAATTCTCTGTGCCCTAGGCCCTTTAGCTTGCCTGACAGCACAGCTACCAGAACTTAATGGTTGCCCCAAACATGTTTTG TCAAATACTTTGGATAATATTGCCTACATAATGCCTGGACTTTGA